A window from Bacteroidia bacterium encodes these proteins:
- a CDS encoding histidine kinase has product MKASTINYLGIDDTRILGFGIPMAGFVITLSLHEVNPFEFPLDFLENYLFSCLYTTFFWLTNRQIIIFFRRKFPLPEQVNLRIVAQMVSVIAYTYLASILLCLIPKLVFKVEPVALNGASELRMTVVSLVASNSIAAIYEIVYVVTRWNQARFEAENLKKINLETQLESLKSQVNPHFLFNSLNTLVAIIPDQPEVAVEFVQNLSKVYRYVLEIRERPLITVKEELDFIRSYIFMLQIRYPQNLSFDIQISPQNLNKKVLPLSFQLLIENAIKHNIISHKQPLSIRISDQGEDWISIANNLQTRPNPDTGTGIGLSNISERYRMLGGKEIELIKTNEKFEVKLPFIEIEIS; this is encoded by the coding sequence ATGAAAGCATCTACAATCAATTATTTAGGAATTGACGATACCCGCATCCTTGGATTTGGAATTCCAATGGCGGGTTTCGTCATTACCTTAAGTTTGCATGAAGTTAATCCGTTTGAATTTCCGCTTGATTTTTTAGAGAATTACCTTTTTTCTTGTTTATATACCACTTTCTTTTGGCTTACCAATCGTCAGATTATCATTTTTTTTCGGCGAAAATTTCCTTTACCTGAGCAGGTGAATTTGCGCATTGTTGCACAAATGGTCTCGGTGATTGCCTACACCTATTTAGCAAGTATCTTGTTATGCCTGATTCCTAAACTGGTATTTAAGGTTGAACCTGTGGCTTTGAACGGGGCTTCCGAATTGCGCATGACTGTGGTTAGTTTGGTAGCTTCCAATTCCATTGCTGCCATTTATGAAATAGTTTATGTGGTGACTCGTTGGAACCAGGCTAGATTTGAAGCAGAAAATCTGAAGAAGATTAATCTTGAAACCCAATTGGAAAGTTTAAAAAGTCAGGTAAACCCACATTTTCTTTTCAATAGCCTGAATACCCTGGTTGCCATTATTCCAGATCAACCGGAGGTAGCAGTTGAATTTGTTCAGAATCTTTCTAAAGTTTATCGCTATGTACTTGAAATTCGAGAAAGGCCTTTAATCACCGTAAAGGAAGAATTGGATTTCATACGGTCTTACATTTTCATGCTTCAAATCCGTTACCCACAGAATCTCAGTTTTGATATTCAAATTAGTCCCCAAAACCTTAACAAAAAGGTATTACCCCTTTCATTTCAGTTATTGATTGAAAATGCGATTAAACACAATATTATCAGTCATAAGCAACCATTAAGTATTCGTATCAGCGACCAAGGGGAAGATTGGATATCTATTGCGAATAACTTGCAAACCAGGCCTAATCCGGATACAGGAACAGGAATCGGTTTAAGCAATATTAGTGAGCGTTATCGTATGTTGGGCGGCAAAGAGATAGAATTGATAAAAACCAACGAGAAGTTTGAAGTTAAACTGCCTTTTATTGAAATCGAGATATCATGA
- a CDS encoding LytTR family DNA-binding domain-containing protein has translation MKALVLEDEFHAAQFLKKSLMQLGMGVEVLACLESVEDAVQWFSSNPMPDVVFMDIHLADDLSFEVFNKVNVTAPVIFTTAYDQYAIRAFKCNGFDYLLKPIQIMDLEKALQKVIHYSLTPTLRMEEIALLIAGSKEKKVFRERFLIPVGDQLKLITSKELSWIESKSGITTLATKDGKKLIIDFTLDQLEDELNPAHFFRINRSLLVGLDSIQKINQWFTRRYKLEVNPPPDGEVIVSRERVSDFNKWLEGKLA, from the coding sequence ATGAAAGCCTTGGTCTTAGAAGATGAGTTTCATGCAGCACAATTTTTAAAGAAATCCTTGATGCAACTTGGCATGGGAGTAGAAGTGCTTGCTTGTTTGGAATCTGTAGAGGATGCTGTACAATGGTTTTCCTCTAATCCCATGCCGGATGTGGTATTTATGGATATTCACCTGGCTGATGATTTGAGCTTTGAAGTATTTAATAAGGTCAATGTAACTGCTCCTGTTATTTTTACTACGGCATATGACCAATACGCTATTCGGGCATTTAAGTGTAATGGTTTCGATTATTTGTTGAAACCGATTCAAATTATGGATTTGGAAAAAGCCTTGCAAAAGGTTATTCACTATTCTCTTACACCGACGTTACGAATGGAAGAGATTGCCTTGTTAATAGCAGGATCGAAGGAGAAAAAGGTTTTTCGTGAACGATTTCTAATTCCGGTTGGGGATCAACTGAAGCTAATAACCAGCAAGGAATTGTCCTGGATAGAATCCAAATCGGGAATAACTACCCTGGCAACCAAAGATGGAAAGAAATTGATTATTGATTTTACACTCGATCAGTTGGAAGATGAATTGAATCCAGCTCATTTTTTCCGAATTAATCGTAGCCTCCTGGTTGGACTTGATTCCATCCAAAAAATTAACCAATGGTTTACAAGGAGGTATAAACTCGAAGTGAATCCACCTCCCGATGGTGAAGTTATTGTTAGCCGGGAACGAGTTTCAGATTTCAATAAGTGGTTGGAAGGCAAATTGGCCTAA
- a CDS encoding glycine--tRNA ligase yields MNQDELFKNIISHAKEYGYIFPSSEIYDGLSAVYDYGQYGAELKKNIREYWWKSMVQMHENIVGIDAAIFMHPTTWKASGHVDAFNDPLIDNKDSKKRYRADVLIEEHVAKIEAKIEKEVGKAKDRFGESFNEELYRQTNARVVEYANEVSAINTRFKNALEAGDLAEVKQIILDLQIVCPISGSRNWTDVRQFNLMFSTAMGSVSEDANEIYLRPETAQGIFVNFLNVQKTGRMKIPFGIAQTGKAFRNEIVARQFIFRMREFEQMEMQFFVRPGEEMKWYDYWKKARLNWHKALGISDSKYRYHDHLKLAHYANAACDIEFEFPFGFKELEGIHSRTDFDLKQHEKYSGKKLQYFDPELNQNYVPYVIETSIGLDRMFLAMLSSALKNEKLEDGSERTVLNLPPALAPIKVAVLPLLKKDGLPELAREILDDLKFDFLCQYDEKDAIGKRYRRQDAIGTPICVTIDHDSLNDASVTIRYRDTMQQERIAIKDLKAKVEGIVGMKELLKQIK; encoded by the coding sequence ATGAATCAAGACGAACTTTTCAAGAATATTATCAGCCACGCCAAGGAATACGGTTATATTTTTCCATCTTCCGAAATTTACGACGGACTAAGTGCCGTATATGATTATGGCCAATACGGAGCCGAATTAAAAAAGAACATTCGCGAATATTGGTGGAAATCGATGGTGCAAATGCATGAGAACATTGTTGGAATTGATGCCGCCATATTTATGCATCCAACCACCTGGAAAGCCAGTGGCCACGTTGATGCTTTCAATGACCCCTTGATTGACAATAAAGATAGCAAAAAACGCTACCGGGCCGATGTTTTAATCGAAGAACATGTTGCCAAAATCGAAGCAAAAATTGAAAAAGAAGTAGGCAAAGCAAAGGATAGATTTGGCGAAAGTTTTAATGAAGAACTATACCGACAAACCAATGCCAGAGTAGTGGAATATGCCAACGAAGTTTCCGCTATCAATACTCGTTTTAAAAATGCGTTGGAAGCCGGTGACCTGGCCGAGGTAAAACAAATTATTTTAGACCTTCAAATTGTTTGTCCAATATCCGGAAGCAGAAACTGGACCGATGTCAGACAATTTAATTTGATGTTTAGCACCGCCATGGGATCGGTTAGTGAAGATGCTAATGAAATTTATTTGCGTCCTGAAACGGCTCAAGGAATTTTCGTCAACTTTCTCAATGTTCAAAAAACCGGTCGTATGAAAATCCCATTCGGAATTGCCCAAACCGGTAAAGCATTCCGAAATGAAATTGTAGCTCGTCAATTCATTTTTCGCATGCGGGAGTTTGAACAAATGGAAATGCAATTTTTTGTTCGCCCCGGTGAAGAAATGAAATGGTACGACTATTGGAAAAAAGCCCGCTTAAACTGGCACAAAGCCCTTGGGATTTCTGATTCCAAATACCGCTACCACGACCATCTGAAACTCGCCCATTACGCCAATGCGGCTTGCGATATCGAATTCGAATTTCCGTTTGGATTTAAGGAATTGGAAGGCATTCACAGTCGTACGGATTTTGACTTAAAACAACATGAAAAGTATTCCGGTAAAAAATTGCAGTACTTCGATCCGGAATTGAACCAAAACTATGTGCCTTATGTCATTGAAACCTCTATTGGTTTAGACCGGATGTTCCTGGCAATGCTTTCTTCGGCCTTGAAAAATGAAAAATTAGAGGATGGTAGCGAACGTACAGTTTTAAACCTCCCTCCTGCCCTTGCCCCAATTAAAGTTGCCGTGTTGCCACTGCTTAAAAAAGATGGTTTGCCTGAACTTGCACGAGAAATTTTAGACGATTTAAAATTCGATTTCTTATGCCAGTACGACGAAAAAGATGCCATCGGAAAAAGATACCGCCGCCAGGATGCCATCGGAACCCCAATTTGCGTAACCATTGACCACGATAGTTTGAACGATGCTTCGGTTACCATTCGCTACCGTGATACCATGCAACAGGAACGTATCGCCATCAAGGATTTAAAAGCCAAAGTGGAAGGAATTGTAGGAATGAAAGAGCTACTGAAACAAATTAAATAA